The Lutibacter profundi genome includes a region encoding these proteins:
- a CDS encoding urocanate hydratase, whose amino-acid sequence MTFKDQIKQGIPSELPLIKVYDLDINHAPKRKEILSKEEKKLAIQNALRYFDKKHHAVLAEEFANELNEYGRIYMHRFRPNYKMYARPINEYPGKCEQAKAIMHMIQNNLDYAVAQHPHELITYGGNGAVFQNWAQYLLTMQYLSEMTEEQTLVMYSGHPMGIFPSHRNAPRVVVTNGMMIPNYSKQDDWEKYNALGVTQYGQMTAGSYMYIGPQGIVHGTTITVLNAGRKIAKNGEDLTGKLFVTSGLGGMSGAQPKAGNIAGCITVCAEVNPKAVNTRHSQHWVDEVFKTIDELVERVKRAKLKKEIVSIAYQGNVVEVWEKFYEAGIYIDLGSDQTSLHNPWAGGYYPVGISFEDANEMMTKNPKLFKEKVQESLKRQVEAINKHTAKGTYFFDYGNAFLLEASRANADIMAENGIDFKYPSYVQDIMGPMCFDYGFGPFRWVCTSANPTDLEKTDTIACEVLEELRKNYPQEIQQQMADNIQWIKGAQENNLVVGSQARILYADAEGRMKIAEAFNNAIKNNIISAPIVLGRDHHDVSGTDSPYRETSNIYDGSQFTADMAIQNVIGDSFRGATWVSIHNGGGVGWGEVINGGFGMVIDGSIEAEKRLKSMLFWDVNNGIARRNWARNGGATFAIKRAMEANPKLKITLPNLVDDSLLQKLF is encoded by the coding sequence ATGACATTTAAAGATCAAATAAAACAAGGAATACCATCTGAGTTACCTTTAATAAAAGTATATGATTTAGATATAAATCATGCGCCAAAACGAAAAGAAATTTTATCAAAAGAAGAAAAAAAGTTAGCAATTCAAAATGCACTACGCTATTTTGATAAAAAACACCATGCAGTTTTAGCTGAAGAGTTTGCTAATGAATTAAATGAATACGGTAGAATTTACATGCATCGTTTTCGTCCAAATTACAAAATGTACGCTCGTCCAATTAATGAATACCCTGGGAAATGTGAACAGGCAAAAGCAATTATGCATATGATCCAAAATAATTTGGATTATGCTGTTGCTCAACACCCGCATGAACTAATTACTTATGGAGGAAATGGTGCTGTTTTTCAAAATTGGGCGCAGTATTTATTAACAATGCAGTATTTAAGTGAAATGACGGAAGAGCAAACTTTAGTAATGTATTCTGGGCATCCAATGGGAATATTCCCTTCTCATAGAAATGCACCAAGAGTTGTGGTGACTAATGGAATGATGATTCCAAATTACAGCAAACAAGACGATTGGGAGAAGTATAATGCGTTAGGTGTTACTCAATACGGACAAATGACAGCAGGAAGTTATATGTATATTGGACCGCAAGGAATTGTTCATGGAACAACTATAACAGTGTTGAATGCTGGTAGAAAGATTGCAAAAAATGGAGAGGATTTAACAGGGAAACTCTTTGTAACTTCTGGTTTAGGGGGAATGAGTGGTGCGCAGCCAAAAGCAGGAAATATTGCTGGTTGTATCACAGTTTGTGCTGAAGTAAACCCGAAAGCTGTTAATACACGTCATTCACAACATTGGGTTGACGAGGTTTTTAAGACTATTGATGAATTAGTTGAACGTGTTAAAAGAGCAAAATTAAAGAAAGAAATAGTTTCAATTGCCTATCAAGGAAATGTAGTTGAAGTTTGGGAGAAGTTTTATGAAGCAGGAATATATATAGATTTAGGTTCTGATCAAACATCATTGCATAACCCTTGGGCAGGTGGTTATTATCCCGTTGGTATTTCATTTGAGGACGCAAATGAGATGATGACCAAAAACCCAAAATTATTCAAGGAAAAAGTGCAAGAAAGCTTAAAAAGGCAGGTTGAAGCAATTAATAAACATACAGCAAAAGGCACTTATTTTTTTGATTATGGAAATGCATTTTTGTTAGAGGCTAGCAGAGCTAATGCAGATATTATGGCTGAAAATGGAATAGATTTTAAATATCCATCGTATGTACAAGATATTATGGGGCCAATGTGTTTTGACTATGGTTTTGGACCTTTTCGTTGGGTGTGTACAAGTGCTAATCCAACAGATTTAGAAAAGACTGATACAATAGCATGTGAGGTTTTAGAAGAATTAAGAAAAAATTACCCTCAGGAAATTCAGCAACAGATGGCTGATAATATTCAGTGGATTAAAGGAGCTCAAGAAAACAACTTAGTGGTGGGTTCTCAAGCGCGAATTTTATATGCAGATGCAGAAGGAAGAATGAAAATAGCAGAAGCTTTTAATAATGCAATAAAAAATAATATAATTTCAGCACCTATTGTATTAGGTAGGGATCACCATGATGTTTCTGGTACCGATTCTCCTTACAGAGAAACTTCAAATATATACGATGGATCTCAATTTACGGCTGATATGGCTATTCAAAATGTAATAGGTGATAGTTTTAGAGGTGCAACTTGGGTATCTATTCATAATGGAGGTGGAGTAGGTTGGGGTGAAGTAATAAATGGTGGTTTTGGTATGGTTATTGATGGTAGTATAGAGGCAGAAAAGCGATTGAAAAGTATGCTTTTTTGGGATGTTAATAATGGAATTGCTCGTAGAAATTGGGCGCGTAATGGTGGAGCAACTTTTGCAATTAAAAGAGCGATGGAAGCGAATCCAAAATTAAAAATTACGCTACCAAATTTAGTTGATGATTCATTATTACAAAAGTTGTTTTAA
- a CDS encoding methylmalonyl-CoA mutase family protein, with the protein MEKITPYKPKNKVRIVTAASLFDGHDAAINIMRRIIQSTGVEVIHLGHDRSVEEVVNCAIQEDANAIAMTSYQGGHNEYFKYMHDLLQEKGAPQIKIFGGGGGVILPEEIKDLTNYGITRIYSPDDGRAMGLQGMINDMVEKCDFPTGKTINFKPSNLKNKDTTQIAHAISAAENYTSKHKAFLSGVRNIASHSKIPVLGITGTGGSGKSSTVDEIVRRFLVDFPSKTLGIISVDPSKRKTGGALLGDRIRMNAINNNRVYMRSLATRESNVALSKHVSDAIDILKVAGYDLILLETSGIGQSDTEILDYSDVSLYVMTPEYGAATQLEKIDMIDFADIIALNKFDKRGALDALRDVKKQYQRNHNLFDKNVEDMPVYGTTASQFNDPGTNELYSVLIKNLNEKTSANFKSTFHAQYKLQEKQHIIPPNRTRYLSEITENNRNYTKTALSQKEIAQKLYGIYKTICSVGNVIASETKQSLLNEIGLNENEFLKQVKNEEKKELIALLFKEFSRVKIDLNPHNWNIILNWEAKKQAYKNDIYSYKVRDKEINIKTHSESLSHLQIPKIALPKYEAWGDILLWNLEENVPGEFPYTAGLFPFKRTGEDPTRMFAGEGGPERTNRRFHYVSLGMPAKRLSTAFDSVTLYGNDPDIRPDIYGKIGNAGVSICCLDDAKKLYSGFELTNPMTSVSMTINGPAPMMLGFFMNAAIDQECEKYIIQHHLEKETEAKIKSIFNKKDVDRPKYQGKLPEGNNGLGLLLLGVTGDQILPKEVYQKIKTETIAKVRGTVQADILKEDQAQNTCIFSTEFALRLMGDVQEYFIENKIRNFYSVSISGYHIAEAGANPISQLAFTLANGFTYVEYYLSRGMDIDKFGPNLSFFFSNGIDPEYAVIGRVARKIWAKAMKNKYAANSRAQMLKYHIQTSGRSLHAQEIDFNDIRTTLQALYAIYDNCNSLHTNAYDEAITTPTEESVRRAMAIQLIINKELGLTKNENPIQGAFIIEELTDLVEEAIYIEFDRITERGGVLGAMETMYQRSKIQEESLYYETLKHTGEFPIIGVNTFLSSKGSPTILPQEVIRATEEEKKYQITVVKNLNKGNAKNVEKQLTLLKQKAINNENVFEQLMEACKVCSIGQITEALFKVGGQYRRNM; encoded by the coding sequence ATGGAAAAAATAACACCTTACAAACCTAAAAATAAAGTACGAATTGTAACTGCTGCTTCATTATTTGATGGCCATGATGCTGCTATTAATATTATGAGAAGAATTATTCAATCTACTGGTGTTGAAGTCATCCATTTAGGTCATGATAGAAGTGTTGAAGAAGTAGTAAACTGTGCTATTCAAGAAGATGCCAATGCCATTGCCATGACCTCTTACCAAGGAGGTCATAATGAGTATTTTAAATATATGCATGATTTATTGCAAGAAAAAGGAGCTCCACAAATAAAAATATTTGGTGGCGGAGGCGGCGTTATTCTTCCTGAAGAAATCAAAGATTTAACAAATTATGGGATTACGCGTATTTATTCTCCAGATGATGGTAGAGCAATGGGGTTGCAAGGTATGATTAACGACATGGTTGAAAAATGTGATTTTCCAACAGGTAAAACTATAAATTTCAAACCTTCCAATTTAAAAAACAAAGATACTACTCAAATAGCACACGCTATCTCTGCAGCAGAAAATTACACTTCAAAACATAAGGCTTTTCTTAGTGGGGTTAGAAATATTGCATCCCATTCTAAAATTCCAGTTTTAGGAATTACAGGAACTGGCGGCTCAGGAAAATCATCTACTGTTGACGAAATTGTACGCCGTTTTTTAGTTGATTTCCCATCCAAAACACTTGGAATTATTTCTGTTGATCCTTCAAAACGAAAAACTGGTGGTGCATTATTAGGTGATAGAATTAGAATGAACGCCATTAATAACAATAGAGTTTACATGCGCTCCTTGGCAACAAGAGAGTCAAATGTAGCTTTATCTAAACACGTAAGTGATGCTATTGATATTTTAAAAGTTGCTGGTTACGATTTAATTTTGCTGGAAACTTCTGGTATTGGACAAAGTGATACTGAAATATTAGATTATTCTGACGTTTCGCTATATGTAATGACTCCTGAATATGGTGCCGCAACCCAATTGGAGAAAATTGACATGATTGATTTTGCCGATATTATTGCTCTTAATAAATTTGACAAACGTGGCGCTTTAGATGCCCTTCGTGATGTTAAAAAACAATACCAACGCAATCATAATTTATTCGATAAAAATGTTGAAGACATGCCAGTTTATGGCACAACAGCTTCACAATTTAATGACCCTGGAACTAATGAATTATATAGTGTTTTAATAAAAAATTTAAACGAAAAAACAAGCGCTAATTTTAAAAGCACTTTCCATGCTCAATACAAACTACAGGAAAAACAACACATTATTCCGCCAAATCGGACACGTTATTTATCTGAAATTACCGAGAACAATAGAAATTATACCAAAACAGCTTTAAGTCAAAAAGAAATTGCTCAAAAATTGTATGGAATTTATAAAACTATTTGCTCTGTTGGAAATGTCATTGCGAGTGAAACGAAACAATCTCTTTTAAATGAAATTGGCTTGAATGAAAATGAATTTCTGAAACAAGTCAAAAATGAAGAAAAAAAAGAATTAATAGCTTTATTATTTAAAGAATTCTCTCGTGTTAAAATTGATTTAAACCCACACAACTGGAATATCATTTTAAATTGGGAGGCAAAAAAACAAGCATATAAAAACGACATATATTCTTATAAAGTCCGCGATAAAGAAATCAATATAAAAACACATAGCGAATCACTTTCACACTTGCAAATTCCTAAAATAGCTTTACCAAAATATGAAGCATGGGGCGATATTTTACTTTGGAATTTAGAAGAAAATGTACCTGGAGAATTTCCGTATACTGCTGGTTTGTTCCCTTTTAAACGCACAGGAGAAGATCCAACCCGAATGTTTGCTGGTGAAGGTGGCCCAGAACGTACCAACAGGCGATTTCATTACGTAAGTTTAGGAATGCCTGCAAAACGTTTATCAACCGCTTTTGATTCAGTAACATTATATGGGAATGACCCTGATATTAGACCTGATATTTATGGTAAAATTGGAAATGCTGGGGTTTCTATTTGCTGTTTAGACGATGCTAAAAAATTATATTCAGGATTTGAATTAACCAATCCTATGACCTCTGTTTCAATGACTATTAATGGCCCTGCTCCAATGATGCTCGGTTTTTTTATGAATGCTGCTATTGATCAGGAATGTGAAAAATATATTATTCAACATCATTTAGAAAAAGAAACTGAAGCCAAAATAAAATCCATTTTCAATAAAAAAGATGTTGATCGCCCAAAATATCAAGGAAAACTTCCGGAAGGGAATAACGGATTGGGATTATTATTACTCGGAGTAACTGGAGATCAAATTTTACCAAAAGAAGTGTATCAAAAAATTAAAACTGAAACTATTGCAAAAGTTCGTGGAACAGTTCAGGCAGATATTTTAAAAGAAGATCAGGCTCAAAATACGTGTATTTTCTCCACTGAATTTGCCTTGCGTTTAATGGGTGATGTTCAGGAATATTTTATAGAAAATAAAATTCGTAATTTTTATTCTGTCTCTATTTCAGGTTATCATATTGCCGAAGCTGGTGCGAATCCTATTTCTCAATTGGCTTTTACCTTAGCTAACGGATTTACGTACGTGGAATATTATTTATCAAGAGGAATGGACATTGACAAGTTTGGTCCAAATTTATCGTTCTTCTTTTCAAATGGGATAGATCCAGAATACGCTGTTATTGGTAGAGTTGCTAGAAAAATTTGGGCTAAAGCTATGAAAAATAAGTACGCAGCAAATTCGAGAGCTCAAATGCTGAAATATCACATTCAAACCTCTGGTAGAAGTTTACATGCGCAGGAAATTGATTTTAATGACATCCGTACCACATTACAAGCTTTGTATGCGATTTACGATAATTGTAACAGTTTGCATACCAATGCCTATGATGAAGCTATTACTACTCCAACTGAAGAAAGTGTTAGACGCGCTATGGCAATTCAGCTCATTATTAATAAAGAATTAGGATTGACTAAAAACGAAAATCCAATTCAAGGTGCTTTTATTATTGAAGAATTAACCGATTTGGTAGAAGAAGCTATATACATTGAATTTGATAGAATTACAGAACGAGGTGGTGTTTTAGGTGCAATGGAAACAATGTATCAACGAAGTAAAATACAAGAAGAAAGTTTGTATTATGAAACCTTAAAACACACTGGAGAATTTCCAATAATTGGAGTTAATACTTTTTTAAGTAGCAAGGGCTCTCCAACTATTTTACCTCAAGAAGTAATTAGAGCAACCGAAGAAGAAAAGAAATACCAAATTACAGTTGTTAAAAACTTAAATAAAGGCAATGCTAAAAATGTTGAAAAACAACTTACTTTATTAAAACAAAAAGCCATTAATAACGAAAATGTTTTTGAACAATTAATGGAAGCTTGTAAAGTTTGTTCTATTGGTCAAATTACAGAAGCACTGTTTAAAGTTGGTGGTCAATACAGAAGAAATATGTAG
- a CDS encoding DUF4136 domain-containing protein: MKALKLLPLALLFLVASCSSIRVSSDYDTNTNFSKFKTFAFYKKGIDKVEISDLDKRRILKAVESELLAKGFKKSKNPDLLVNIFTKSRQRIDIYNNNNMYFGWFPWYYGPNFGTHISKYTEGTLFIDLIDANKKELAWQGIGSGALNTSRNVAKKEEKIKDFVAKIMANYPPSVN, from the coding sequence ATGAAAGCCCTTAAATTACTTCCGTTAGCCTTATTATTTTTAGTAGCATCTTGTAGTTCTATAAGAGTTTCAAGTGATTATGATACCAATACCAATTTTTCAAAGTTTAAAACTTTTGCTTTTTATAAAAAGGGAATTGATAAAGTTGAAATTTCAGATTTAGATAAGCGAAGAATTTTAAAAGCTGTTGAAAGCGAATTGTTGGCTAAAGGTTTTAAAAAATCTAAAAATCCGGATTTATTAGTGAATATTTTCACAAAATCACGTCAAAGAATAGATATTTATAACAATAATAACATGTATTTTGGTTGGTTTCCGTGGTATTACGGCCCAAATTTTGGAACACATATTTCAAAATATACAGAAGGTACGTTATTTATAGACTTGATAGATGCGAATAAAAAAGAATTAGCTTGGCAAGGAATAGGAAGTGGCGCATTAAATACCTCAAGGAATGTAGCTAAAAAGGAAGAGAAAATTAAAGATTTTGTGGCTAAAATTATGGCTAACTATCCACCAAGTGTGAATTAA